A region from the Phycisphaerales bacterium genome encodes:
- a CDS encoding zf-TFIIB domain-containing protein, with translation MNCPKCNAAMEAVNFEDIEVDRCTSCGGLWFDLREHEELKQRRGSETIDTGERAAGRAGNATGDITCPRCRAHMIRMVDHDQPHIWYEQCSTCGGAYFDAGEFRDFKKHTPGDLIRRWRAKARP, from the coding sequence ATGAACTGTCCGAAATGCAACGCCGCGATGGAAGCCGTCAACTTCGAAGACATCGAAGTCGATCGCTGTACGTCCTGCGGCGGCCTGTGGTTTGACTTGCGCGAGCACGAGGAATTGAAACAACGGCGCGGCAGCGAGACGATCGATACCGGTGAGCGCGCCGCCGGCCGCGCGGGCAACGCCACGGGCGACATCACCTGCCCGCGCTGCCGGGCACACATGATCCGCATGGTCGATCACGACCAGCCGCACATCTGGTACGAGCAGTGCAGCACGTGCGGCGGCGCCTACTTCGACGCCGGCGAGTTCCGCGATTTCAAGAAGCACACGCCCGGCGATCTCATTCGCCGCTGGCGCGCTAAAGCCCGGCCGTGA
- a CDS encoding HAMP domain-containing histidine kinase, whose product MSAYKATLRLKLTLWFLVIFAVVFLALLAAVWQMHRRTGREAIETHLEGLAEGVAGDLRDADARLGAVGLVPFQPVDRTFAILAVRDGSGGVIASRWRVDTEVLPALDAPANTRRIAFHRLSGERASRLLGRPLETVMITYRYRTPAGEVRYLDLANLTDLGAAESAFLYDVLLVGALGALLAAAVASWVIAGRAVTPLRQIGEAAKRLDPDHVQDRIAVESPDPEVERLQTELNEALSRIEEGYRAQERFISNVAHDLKTPISVMLAESQVWKPRTASREEINDYRESMIDEMQRLGGMVEGFLTLARADQGEALARMTDVALNDLVVEAVSECDIEAARQHVRLLTRLEANESRGEDAVVRGDPDLLRTMLVNLLRNAVRHSPAGESVRIATSHANGRTRISVQDAGPGVPEEFRHRIFDRFVQVPGNDGSAGGMGLGLAIAMSVARMHGGGIEVHNCRPHGCVFVVDLPRAAEEEAKDDEAAGETRPGSG is encoded by the coding sequence ATGTCCGCCTACAAAGCCACACTTCGACTGAAACTCACACTGTGGTTCCTCGTGATCTTCGCCGTGGTGTTTCTGGCTCTGCTCGCCGCCGTGTGGCAGATGCACCGCCGCACCGGCCGCGAAGCGATTGAAACCCATCTCGAGGGGCTTGCGGAAGGCGTTGCCGGCGACTTGCGCGACGCGGATGCGCGCCTCGGCGCCGTCGGGCTGGTGCCGTTTCAACCCGTGGATCGCACCTTCGCCATTCTCGCCGTGCGCGATGGTTCGGGCGGGGTCATCGCCTCGCGCTGGCGAGTGGACACCGAAGTCCTGCCCGCCCTCGATGCGCCGGCGAATACCCGGCGCATCGCGTTTCACCGCCTCAGCGGGGAGCGCGCCAGCCGCCTGCTCGGCCGACCGCTCGAAACGGTCATGATCACCTACCGCTACCGCACGCCGGCTGGCGAGGTGCGCTACCTCGATCTCGCCAATCTAACGGACTTGGGCGCGGCCGAGAGCGCGTTTCTGTACGATGTGCTGCTCGTGGGCGCGCTGGGCGCGCTACTCGCCGCTGCCGTCGCGTCCTGGGTGATCGCCGGCCGGGCGGTCACGCCGCTCAGGCAGATCGGCGAAGCGGCCAAGCGGCTGGATCCCGACCACGTGCAGGACCGCATCGCCGTGGAATCCCCCGATCCTGAAGTCGAGCGCCTGCAAACCGAACTCAACGAAGCGCTGTCGCGCATCGAGGAGGGCTACCGCGCGCAGGAGCGATTCATCAGCAACGTGGCGCACGATCTCAAGACGCCCATCTCCGTCATGCTGGCCGAGTCGCAGGTCTGGAAGCCGCGGACAGCCTCGCGCGAGGAGATCAACGACTACCGCGAGAGCATGATCGACGAAATGCAGCGCCTTGGCGGAATGGTCGAGGGCTTTCTCACGCTGGCACGCGCCGATCAGGGAGAGGCGCTGGCGCGCATGACCGACGTCGCCCTCAACGACCTCGTCGTGGAGGCCGTGTCAGAGTGCGACATCGAGGCCGCGCGGCAGCACGTGCGGCTGCTCACGCGCCTCGAAGCCAACGAATCCCGCGGTGAAGACGCTGTCGTGCGCGGCGATCCTGATCTGCTGCGCACCATGCTCGTCAATCTCCTGCGCAACGCCGTGCGGCACTCGCCCGCGGGCGAATCGGTGCGCATTGCCACGAGCCACGCGAACGGGCGGACCCGGATCAGCGTGCAGGACGCCGGCCCCGGTGTGCCCGAGGAGTTCCGCCATCGCATCTTCGACCGGTTTGTGCAGGTGCCCGGCAATGACGGCTCCGCGGGCGGCATGGGCCTCGGGCTGGCGATCGCCATGAGTGTGGCCCGGATGCACGGCGGCGGGATCGAGGTGCACAACTGCCGCCCGCACGGCTGCGTTTTTGTGGTGGACCTGCCGCGAGCCGCGGAGGAGGAGGCGAAGGACGACGAAGCCGCAGGCGAGACACGGCCCGGCTCAGGCTGA
- a CDS encoding response regulator transcription factor — protein sequence MRVLVIEDNPKMAEAIRKGLVEHNYVVEVRHRGYEGEDEAVANEYDVIVLDRMLPDRDGIDVCRNLRKRHIATPILLLTALSGTNQKVSGLDAGADDYLAKPFEFDELIARIRALLRRGQASESRILKFHDIELDLDQRSATRAGEKIKLSAKEFALLEYLMRNPDRVLTRQSISEKVWDMNYEPSSNVIDVFISALRRKMDRDFDRPLIHTVIGAGYRFGIMDDEPVAGK from the coding sequence ATGCGGGTCCTGGTCATCGAAGACAACCCGAAGATGGCGGAGGCCATTCGTAAAGGGCTCGTCGAGCACAACTACGTGGTCGAGGTGCGTCACCGCGGCTACGAGGGTGAAGACGAAGCCGTGGCCAACGAGTACGACGTCATCGTCCTCGACCGCATGCTGCCCGACCGCGATGGCATCGACGTCTGCCGCAACCTGCGCAAGCGGCATATCGCGACGCCGATCCTCCTTCTCACCGCACTTTCGGGCACCAACCAGAAAGTGTCGGGGCTCGACGCCGGCGCCGACGACTACCTCGCCAAGCCGTTCGAGTTTGATGAACTGATCGCGCGGATTCGCGCCCTGCTCCGCCGCGGTCAGGCCTCCGAGTCGCGCATCCTCAAATTCCATGACATCGAACTCGATCTCGACCAGCGCTCCGCCACGCGTGCCGGGGAAAAGATCAAACTCTCAGCCAAGGAGTTCGCGCTGCTTGAGTACCTCATGCGCAATCCTGATCGCGTGCTGACGCGCCAGTCGATCTCAGAAAAGGTCTGGGACATGAATTACGAGCCGTCCAGCAACGTGATTGACGTGTTCATCTCCGCTTTGCGGCGCAAGATGGACCGTGATTTCGACCGCCCGCTGATTCACACGGTGATCGGAGCAGGGTACCGGTTCGGGATCATGGATGATGAACCCGTCGCGGGAAAGTAG
- a CDS encoding CsbD family protein: MNWQQVEGKWQQYRGKVKERWGRLTNDDLDVIDGRRDQLEGRLRERYGKTEEQLQKEVDEFCDRLD, translated from the coding sequence ATGAACTGGCAACAGGTCGAAGGCAAATGGCAGCAGTATCGCGGCAAGGTCAAGGAGCGCTGGGGACGCCTGACCAATGATGATCTCGACGTCATCGACGGCCGCCGCGACCAGCTTGAAGGCCGCCTGCGCGAGCGGTACGGCAAGACCGAAGAGCAACTTCAAAAGGAAGTTGACGAGTTCTGCGACCGGCTGGACTGA
- a CDS encoding DUF3309 domain-containing protein has translation MLGWVILIVLVLLLLGSLPVYPYSRRWGYYPTGAITILVIVLLVLILADYI, from the coding sequence ATGCTTGGCTGGGTTATTCTCATCGTTCTCGTTCTGCTGCTGCTGGGTTCGTTGCCGGTGTACCCCTACAGCCGGCGCTGGGGGTACTACCCCACCGGCGCCATCACCATTCTGGTGATCGTGCTGCTGGTGTTGATCCTGGCGGACTACATCTGA
- a CDS encoding YqaE/Pmp3 family membrane protein, which translates to MDILRIIIAILIPPLGVFLQVGLGMHFWLNILLTILGYISGMVHAVWIIATR; encoded by the coding sequence ATGGACATCCTGCGAATCATCATCGCGATCCTGATCCCGCCGCTGGGAGTATTCCTGCAGGTGGGGCTGGGCATGCACTTCTGGCTCAACATTCTGCTCACGATTCTCGGCTACATCTCGGGCATGGTGCACGCGGTTTGGATCATCGCCACGCGATAA
- a CDS encoding SDR family oxidoreductase, with protein sequence MIKTPDTARPMSEPTPPFPAQHQSPPGVESRLDPAPRWRAERYRAADKLRGQVAIVTGGDSGIGRAVAYLFAREGADVTITATPDEKEDAAEVQEAIESLGRHCEICIGNLAAEAFCEQVVEATLARFGRLDILVHNAAWQNRKAITELSEKDLDRTLKVNVYAYLRLARIAVPHLKPGSSIIATGSIVGLSGSARLSDYGASKGAIHAITKSLAEELIDKQIRVNCVAPGPVWTPLNPADTGLSAEDVSNFGKETGSSKMNRPAQPEEIAPAYVYLASNADSSYVNGIVLPITGGPI encoded by the coding sequence ATGATCAAAACTCCCGACACCGCGCGCCCGATGTCCGAACCCACACCGCCGTTCCCCGCCCAGCACCAGTCACCGCCGGGCGTGGAGTCGCGCCTCGATCCAGCGCCGCGCTGGCGCGCCGAGAGATACCGTGCTGCGGACAAACTGCGCGGGCAGGTGGCGATCGTCACCGGCGGTGATTCCGGCATCGGCCGCGCGGTCGCGTATCTTTTCGCGCGCGAAGGCGCCGATGTCACTATCACCGCCACACCCGATGAAAAAGAGGACGCCGCCGAAGTGCAAGAGGCGATTGAGAGCCTCGGCCGCCACTGCGAAATCTGCATCGGCAATCTCGCCGCCGAGGCGTTTTGCGAGCAGGTCGTCGAAGCCACGCTGGCCCGCTTTGGCCGGCTCGACATCCTCGTGCACAATGCCGCGTGGCAGAACCGCAAGGCCATCACCGAACTGAGCGAGAAGGACCTGGACCGCACGCTCAAAGTCAACGTGTACGCGTATCTGCGCTTGGCGCGCATCGCCGTGCCGCATCTCAAGCCGGGTTCGTCCATCATTGCGACCGGCTCGATCGTCGGCCTGAGCGGCTCGGCGCGGCTGAGCGATTACGGCGCTTCGAAAGGTGCGATCCACGCCATTACCAAGTCGCTCGCCGAGGAACTTATCGACAAGCAGATACGCGTCAACTGCGTCGCGCCCGGCCCGGTCTGGACGCCGCTGAATCCCGCGGACACCGGCCTGTCAGCCGAGGATGTATCGAACTTCGGCAAGGAAACCGGGTCGTCGAAGATGAACCGGCCCGCCCAGCCCGAGGAGATCGCCCCGGCCTACGTCTACCTCGCGTCGAACGCGGACTCGAGTTACGTCAACGGCATCGTTCTGCCCATCACAGGCGGGCCGATCTGA
- a CDS encoding DUF892 family protein codes for MVIRSLEDALCRVMTDLLSAEEEFRGSLGRLADAADDEALADTFRQHRDATSVQIQRLEECFRLMCQEHPRGVSKAAVGIVREAEDLIRQDGEREARDVVLATAGRHCVHYQIVAYSEAIEWARELRRDDVADLLEENLAEEEDTEEALCRIATRLSSDRHHAR; via the coding sequence ATGGTCATCCGGAGTCTGGAGGATGCGTTGTGCCGCGTCATGACCGATTTGCTCAGTGCGGAAGAGGAGTTTCGCGGGAGCCTTGGCAGGCTGGCGGATGCAGCGGACGACGAAGCGCTTGCCGACACTTTCAGGCAGCACCGCGATGCGACCAGCGTGCAGATCCAGCGCCTGGAAGAGTGCTTCCGGCTGATGTGCCAGGAGCATCCGCGCGGAGTGTCGAAGGCCGCCGTCGGCATTGTGCGCGAGGCCGAAGACCTCATTCGGCAGGACGGCGAGCGGGAAGCGCGCGATGTGGTGCTCGCCACCGCCGGGCGCCACTGCGTGCACTACCAAATTGTGGCCTATTCGGAAGCGATCGAGTGGGCTCGCGAACTGCGCCGCGATGACGTTGCCGACCTGCTCGAAGAAAACCTCGCGGAGGAGGAGGACACGGAAGAGGCGCTGTGCCGCATCGCGACGCGCCTCAGCAGCGACAGACACCACGCACGTTAG
- a CDS encoding BON domain-containing protein, protein MSDFTQRPFAGRPPQYAHDDINPYPHEMRVGSHEEHPGRRNDARQGHEERRWHQGNQAPGEPEGFYSYGVAEGYEPQGQRTSPTAGQSPRYPEEAPYRQQSRSPESGAGRWTQWAKRAPQHRTFGKCPRNYQRSEARVCEDIAEHIMREPSIDASDVEIDVHGREVTLRGSVPDHRMKRCIEGLAQDAVTIEHVENCLRVQTQSEDERGGPGAGTQQR, encoded by the coding sequence ATGAGCGATTTCACCCAACGCCCGTTTGCCGGACGGCCGCCGCAGTATGCTCACGATGACATCAACCCGTATCCACACGAGATGAGAGTCGGGTCGCACGAGGAGCACCCAGGCCGGCGCAACGACGCTCGGCAGGGCCACGAGGAGCGGCGGTGGCATCAGGGCAATCAGGCACCGGGGGAGCCGGAAGGCTTCTATTCATACGGGGTCGCCGAGGGGTACGAGCCGCAAGGCCAACGCACGTCGCCCACCGCCGGCCAGTCGCCTCGCTACCCCGAAGAGGCGCCCTATCGGCAGCAGTCCCGATCGCCCGAGAGCGGCGCTGGGCGGTGGACGCAGTGGGCGAAGCGCGCACCGCAGCACCGGACTTTTGGCAAGTGCCCCAGGAACTACCAGCGCTCAGAGGCGCGCGTCTGCGAAGACATCGCCGAACACATCATGCGCGAGCCCTCGATCGACGCCAGCGACGTAGAGATCGACGTGCACGGTCGGGAGGTCACGCTCCGGGGTTCCGTGCCGGATCATCGGATGAAGCGATGCATCGAAGGACTCGCCCAGGACGCAGTGACGATCGAGCACGTGGAGAACTGCTTGCGCGTTCAGACGCAATCGGAAGACGAGCGCGGCGGGCCGGGCGCCGGGACGCAGCAGCGGTAG
- a CDS encoding DUF892 family protein: protein MTRTPAEELVHFLSDMYSVELQALAQLVSAPEMAGDDFIAEQFRLHYAETRQQAALVHELLEARGGEPSALKDAIMRTGGKSFLLFARALPETPGRLVAHSYSYEAMEWAGYEMLKRLAAQAEDAQVEHVAHEIAAQEHTMMERLEACFDRAEQASHGDTAPDEFGDQLRKHLKEAHALEMQANKLLERARHMSPQGANFDQACRNMLSEAREHAGSDASNVLDAAMAFGGFNWGVFFQVQTDRPAKMAAFAFAFLHLQIGGYELLLRFARRAGDGRSEQICRQVLGDKRALAARLGGTFDDAVEVTLETMNTAQAMSWSGRRSTSQRTAD, encoded by the coding sequence ATGACACGCACTCCAGCCGAAGAGCTTGTCCACTTCCTCAGCGACATGTACTCGGTCGAACTGCAGGCGCTGGCGCAACTGGTTTCGGCGCCCGAAATGGCGGGTGATGATTTCATTGCGGAACAGTTTCGACTCCATTACGCCGAGACGCGCCAGCAGGCGGCGCTCGTGCACGAACTGCTCGAAGCGCGCGGTGGCGAGCCCTCGGCGCTGAAGGACGCCATCATGCGCACGGGCGGCAAATCGTTTCTGCTCTTTGCGCGCGCGCTGCCCGAGACGCCCGGCCGCCTTGTCGCCCACTCCTATTCGTACGAGGCGATGGAGTGGGCGGGTTACGAGATGCTCAAGCGACTGGCCGCGCAAGCTGAAGACGCGCAGGTTGAGCACGTAGCGCACGAGATCGCCGCGCAGGAGCACACGATGATGGAGCGCCTCGAAGCGTGCTTTGATCGGGCCGAGCAGGCCTCGCATGGCGATACGGCGCCCGATGAATTCGGCGATCAGTTGCGCAAGCACCTCAAGGAGGCCCACGCACTGGAGATGCAGGCCAACAAACTGCTCGAGCGGGCCCGGCACATGTCGCCCCAGGGCGCCAATTTCGACCAGGCTTGCCGCAACATGCTCAGCGAAGCGCGCGAACACGCGGGGTCGGACGCTTCGAACGTGCTCGACGCCGCGATGGCCTTCGGTGGATTCAACTGGGGCGTGTTCTTCCAGGTGCAGACGGACCGACCCGCCAAGATGGCCGCGTTCGCTTTCGCGTTTCTCCATCTGCAGATCGGGGGATACGAACTGCTGCTTCGCTTTGCGCGGCGCGCCGGCGATGGGCGCAGTGAGCAGATCTGCCGGCAGGTGCTGGGGGACAAGCGAGCGCTGGCGGCGCGTCTGGGCGGAACATTCGACGACGCGGTCGAAGTCACACTCGAAACGATGAACACAGCGCAAGCGATGTCATGGTCCGGAAGGCGAAGCACAAGTCAACGAACCGCGGACTGA
- a CDS encoding response regulator transcription factor: MRVLVIEDNPRMAEGIRRGLVEHGYVSETCDCAAAGERRAASDEFDIIVLDRMLPDRDGVEVCRSLRRREVRTPILMLTALADTNEKVLGLDAGADDYLTKPFEFDELIARVRALLRRGQATESRVLKYHDLELNLDKRSAVRAGEHIRLSAREFALLEFLIRNPNRVLTRHAISERVWDAQYEPSSNVIDVVISNLRRKADRQFDTPLIHTVIGAGYRFGVLDEAGVQRDGSAPSAPRSPAASAQAVTHDGR; the protein is encoded by the coding sequence GTGCGTGTGCTGGTGATTGAAGACAATCCGCGAATGGCCGAAGGCATCCGCCGAGGTCTGGTCGAGCACGGCTACGTGTCGGAAACCTGCGATTGCGCCGCCGCCGGCGAGCGTCGAGCGGCCTCGGACGAATTCGACATCATCGTGCTCGACCGCATGCTGCCCGACCGCGATGGCGTGGAGGTCTGCCGCAGCCTGCGCCGGCGCGAGGTGCGGACGCCGATCCTGATGCTTACCGCACTTGCCGACACCAACGAAAAGGTGCTGGGGCTCGACGCCGGGGCGGATGACTACCTCACCAAGCCCTTTGAGTTTGACGAGCTCATCGCCCGGGTCCGCGCTCTGCTGCGCCGGGGGCAGGCCACCGAGTCACGCGTTCTCAAGTACCACGATCTCGAACTGAACCTCGATAAGCGCAGCGCCGTCCGCGCCGGCGAGCACATCAGGCTGTCCGCCCGCGAGTTTGCCCTGCTCGAGTTCCTCATCCGCAATCCCAACCGCGTCCTGACGCGGCACGCGATCTCCGAGCGCGTCTGGGACGCCCAATACGAGCCGTCGAGCAACGTGATTGACGTGGTCATTTCCAACCTGCGGCGCAAGGCCGATCGGCAGTTCGACACGCCGCTGATTCACACCGTCATCGGTGCGGGGTATCGCTTTGGCGTGCTCGATGAGGCGGGCGTACAACGCGATGGCTCTGCCCCTTCGGCGCCGCGGTCGCCGGCTGCATCCGCGCAGGCCGTGACGCACGATGGCCGCTGA
- a CDS encoding PRC-barrel domain-containing protein, giving the protein MRPILLTAMIGTLACAGTVTAQSPERDQPNRNQPRERTQDERQDQNRDQYARNQSLKESFTTCDTLLDASIKSERDTEHEAEVDELIMDTRNGRILYAIVDTNEILGSEDKIVALPYGALAWDAATKTYRINASTAQLAALPNFDEDNWKNLQSDSWWSSLRGAFGDRSEFRDARDQKGDEYTMFFHDGRAETMKGHVVSVDRQMPSTRDSKYCAVVLSSPEDNQRHVVLLAPVEYLDQQSVALPKEGSEINVTTIKGYNAKGEPIRVAQRVTIDGKTVELRDDKGVPKWKAVNDRGPFYLERVSALTDGSLMIEGEEFGDVNQVIFEPQSGQLAFYIISVGGVLGIDDTLYPVPDDAVTIGQEDNLYIDMSKSKFRLAPKLSGKGTDDLNVAAFASSVYDYYGAKRPDFDLKRSEKWCDEDEKARDKDEDHNEHPDR; this is encoded by the coding sequence ATGAGACCCATTCTTCTTACAGCCATGATCGGAACGCTGGCTTGCGCCGGAACTGTGACGGCACAATCGCCCGAGCGAGACCAGCCAAACAGGAACCAGCCGCGCGAGCGGACCCAGGACGAAAGACAGGATCAGAATCGCGATCAGTACGCGCGAAATCAAAGTCTCAAAGAGAGCTTCACGACCTGCGACACGCTGCTTGATGCGTCGATCAAGAGTGAGCGGGACACCGAGCACGAGGCCGAGGTGGACGAACTGATCATGGATACCCGCAACGGCCGTATCCTGTACGCCATCGTGGATACCAACGAGATTCTCGGCAGCGAGGACAAGATCGTGGCGCTGCCCTACGGCGCGCTGGCGTGGGACGCGGCAACGAAGACTTATCGCATCAACGCCAGCACCGCCCAACTTGCGGCTCTGCCCAACTTCGACGAGGACAACTGGAAGAACCTCCAGAGCGACTCGTGGTGGAGTTCGCTTCGTGGCGCCTTCGGCGATCGCAGCGAATTCCGGGACGCCCGGGACCAGAAGGGCGATGAGTACACCATGTTCTTCCATGATGGACGCGCCGAGACCATGAAGGGGCACGTGGTGTCCGTCGATCGCCAGATGCCCTCGACCCGCGATTCGAAATACTGCGCCGTGGTGCTTAGTTCGCCCGAGGATAATCAGCGCCACGTCGTGCTGTTGGCGCCGGTCGAATACCTCGACCAGCAGTCGGTCGCCTTGCCCAAGGAAGGCAGCGAGATCAACGTCACGACCATCAAGGGCTACAACGCCAAAGGCGAGCCGATCCGCGTGGCGCAGCGCGTCACCATCGACGGCAAGACCGTCGAGTTGCGCGATGACAAGGGCGTTCCCAAGTGGAAGGCAGTCAACGACCGCGGCCCGTTTTACCTCGAGCGTGTGAGCGCCCTGACGGACGGCTCGCTCATGATCGAGGGCGAAGAGTTCGGCGACGTGAACCAGGTCATCTTCGAGCCGCAGAGCGGTCAACTGGCGTTCTACATCATCTCGGTCGGCGGCGTGCTGGGCATTGATGACACGCTGTACCCCGTGCCGGACGATGCGGTAACCATCGGCCAGGAGGACAACCTGTACATCGACATGTCCAAGTCGAAGTTCCGCCTCGCGCCCAAGCTCTCGGGCAAGGGAACCGACGACCTCAACGTCGCCGCGTTCGCCTCGAGCGTCTACGACTACTACGGCGCGAAACGGCCCGACTTCGACCTGAAGCGCTCCGAGAAGTGGTGCGACGAAGACGAGAAGGCGCGGGACAAGGACGAAGATCACAACGAACACCCCGATCGCTGA
- a CDS encoding entericidin A/B family lipoprotein: MALIAAAAHLILLAGCNTIHGVGEDVEAAGDALQDAAD, from the coding sequence CTGGCGCTCATCGCAGCCGCCGCGCACCTCATCCTGCTGGCCGGCTGCAACACGATCCACGGCGTTGGCGAAGACGTCGAAGCCGCAGGCGACGCCCTGCAGGATGCGGCAGATTGA
- a CDS encoding site-2 protease family protein, with translation MSTFFDFLLLLLGFSLVIFVHELGHFAVAKWVGIKVEQFAIGMGPAALSWRKGIGFRSGSTQGAYDAALRKGVPASELGETEYRLNYLPLGGYVKMLGQEDLDMAAIVDDPRSYSSRPVWARMCVVSAGVVMNLIFAMVLFVICFMWGIKTPPPIVGGVQPESLAAVTMPQNAQDHGIVTPGIQPGDRVVSINGEPVKTWEQVLMSAALAKPGQSLRVVVDRGGVELTFDLMPREDQQTQFLALGLTTTQSNRIIDFKPGSESAEVVSATFKRAGLDDVRVEPGMVLSEVNGRPVDAVWQLSQAIDESNGQDIGLTFTSTGGDGSQHASLRPDPDFMIAQVQHDSAWYALRHVLGLVPAPSIMAAAPEREGKAGPRAGDIIKRIGDIRWPRVDEVGQVLVPHAVAPMVVLRGGEEVTFEVSVRRNGAVGFQSSDMPATSPPIVADTLSTLPAGEGEAVSAAPAAALNLMPGTRLVSIDGATVPTWRDLFIALRAAVDPDEPTTISLTYELPVPGSPIESTKWTISPEAARSLLALQWHSQLAVNVFEPMQEVQKAANPIEAVQMGFDRTWSMIVTTYQTLDRLVRGTVDVKQLKGPVGIAEIGTQFAGQGLPYLLLFLGIINVNLAVLNFLPIPIVDGGLMVFLIIEKLKGSPVSVQVQNAATVVGLLLIGSLFLVTFYNDVLNLIGNLAS, from the coding sequence ATGTCCACGTTCTTCGATTTTCTGCTTCTGCTGCTTGGCTTCAGCCTCGTGATCTTTGTGCACGAGCTGGGCCACTTTGCCGTCGCCAAGTGGGTCGGCATCAAAGTCGAGCAGTTCGCCATCGGCATGGGCCCGGCGGCACTGTCATGGCGCAAGGGCATCGGCTTCCGCTCGGGCAGCACGCAAGGGGCCTACGACGCGGCCCTGCGCAAGGGCGTACCCGCGTCGGAGTTGGGAGAGACGGAATACCGCCTGAACTACCTGCCTCTGGGCGGATACGTCAAGATGCTCGGCCAGGAAGATCTCGACATGGCCGCCATCGTCGATGATCCGCGCTCGTACAGCAGCCGGCCGGTGTGGGCCCGGATGTGCGTGGTCTCGGCGGGCGTGGTGATGAACCTCATCTTCGCAATGGTGCTGTTTGTCATCTGCTTCATGTGGGGCATCAAGACACCGCCGCCGATCGTCGGAGGCGTTCAGCCCGAGAGTCTCGCCGCCGTCACGATGCCGCAGAATGCGCAGGACCACGGCATCGTCACGCCGGGCATCCAGCCGGGGGACCGGGTGGTTTCGATCAACGGCGAGCCGGTCAAAACCTGGGAACAGGTGCTCATGTCGGCAGCGCTCGCCAAGCCCGGGCAGTCGTTGCGCGTCGTCGTCGATCGCGGCGGCGTGGAGTTGACCTTCGATCTCATGCCCCGCGAAGACCAGCAGACGCAGTTTCTCGCGCTGGGGCTGACGACCACGCAGAGCAACCGGATCATCGACTTCAAGCCCGGCTCGGAGTCGGCAGAAGTTGTGAGCGCGACCTTCAAGCGTGCCGGCCTCGACGACGTGCGCGTCGAGCCGGGCATGGTGCTGAGCGAAGTGAACGGCAGGCCGGTCGACGCTGTCTGGCAATTGAGCCAGGCCATCGACGAGTCGAACGGGCAAGACATTGGACTGACGTTTACGAGCACCGGCGGTGACGGCTCGCAGCACGCGTCGCTCCGGCCCGATCCTGATTTCATGATCGCCCAGGTGCAGCACGATTCGGCGTGGTACGCGCTGCGGCACGTGCTGGGGCTCGTGCCCGCACCGAGCATCATGGCCGCGGCGCCCGAGCGCGAAGGGAAGGCCGGCCCGCGCGCCGGCGACATCATCAAGCGCATCGGCGACATTCGCTGGCCGCGCGTTGACGAGGTCGGGCAGGTGCTCGTGCCTCATGCCGTGGCGCCGATGGTGGTGCTGCGCGGCGGCGAAGAAGTCACCTTCGAAGTCAGCGTGCGCCGCAATGGCGCTGTGGGCTTTCAGTCCAGTGACATGCCCGCCACGTCGCCTCCGATCGTGGCCGACACGCTGAGCACCCTCCCCGCCGGCGAGGGCGAGGCCGTGTCGGCTGCCCCCGCGGCGGCGCTCAATCTCATGCCCGGCACGCGGCTGGTATCGATCGATGGCGCCACGGTGCCAACCTGGCGCGACCTGTTCATTGCCCTGCGCGCCGCCGTCGATCCGGATGAGCCGACGACGATTTCGCTCACGTACGAGCTGCCCGTACCCGGCTCGCCGATCGAATCGACGAAGTGGACCATCAGCCCCGAGGCGGCGCGGTCGCTGTTGGCGCTGCAGTGGCACAGCCAACTCGCGGTGAACGTCTTCGAACCGATGCAGGAAGTGCAGAAGGCCGCCAACCCGATCGAAGCCGTGCAGATGGGCTTCGATCGAACGTGGAGCATGATCGTCACGACCTACCAGACGCTCGATCGGCTCGTGCGCGGCACGGTGGATGTGAAACAACTCAAAGGCCCGGTGGGGATTGCCGAGATCGGCACACAGTTCGCCGGACAGGGTTTACCTTACCTGTTGCTCTTCCTGGGAATCATCAACGTCAATCTCGCGGTGCTCAATTTCCTGCCCATCCCCATCGTCGACGGCGGGCTGATGGTCTTTCTGATCATCGAGAAGCTGAAAGGCTCGCCCGTCAGCGTGCAGGTGCAGAACGCGGCGACGGTGGTCGGCCTGCTGCTCATCGGCAGCTTGTTCCTCGTCACGTTCTACAACGACGTGCTGAACCTGATCGGGAACCTGGCAAGCTAA